DNA sequence from the Lycium barbarum isolate Lr01 chromosome 5, ASM1917538v2, whole genome shotgun sequence genome:
CCAACGTGACAATAATGTAGTGCATATGCATAGTTAAGCTTGTGGCATACCATGTTATCCCCATCAGCTATTTGTTGAGCTTGTTCAATTGTGTATCGTTGCGATTTTTGAGTTTCCCCTGTACCTCAGAAGTAATCGCGAGGATATCGTTTGTCCCAAGCACGGATATCCCGAAATCTACCATAGACTCCAAAGAAGTGGCACAAGTTTTCATCTCTTTATGTTTTACTTCAGGCTCTTCACAAAGTTTGATTgttttctcaatttcttgagCATCCTTCGATTTACTATTGATCGAGAAATGGTTGAGAATCTCCGAGAATTTCTCCATCGAGAAGGGAATCGATTCCGCAAATCGTCGAGAAAGAAATGGTGCTTCGTTTTTATTTAGGAGAGAAGGAAAGTTGATAACATTACCTTTCTCCAAGTCCTTTTCTAATATGAAGTACTGATTCAAAGGACCATC
Encoded proteins:
- the LOC132642834 gene encoding BURP domain protein RD22-like, giving the protein MKLQALTIFLLAFVASTYATISPEVYWKVKLPNTQIPKVIKDFLPQSELKQDNTKEKVYYGLSGYIAISWHHPADSAYERLVLKKVQEKENPIKQVTEEKLDDGPLNQYFILEKDLEKGNVINFPSLLNKNEAPFLSRRFAESIPFSMEKFSEILNHFSINSKSKDAQEIEKTIKLCEEPEVKHKEMKTCATSLESMVDFGISVLGTNDILAITSEVQGKLKNRNDTQLNKLNK